The following are from one region of the Haloactinomyces albus genome:
- the sdhD gene encoding succinate dehydrogenase, hydrophobic membrane anchor protein: MTTTEAPVAIDKPRSSTRPAARRSNFELYSWVFMRLSGVVLLFLVLGHLLIMLFLDGGVQRINFAFVAGRWASPFWQMWDLTMLWLAGLHGANGLRTVINDYSRKGGTRFWLQTLLCVSLLVIVVLGTFVLFTFDPNIS, translated from the coding sequence ATGACCACGACCGAAGCACCCGTGGCCATCGACAAGCCACGCTCGTCGACACGGCCGGCCGCGCGCCGCAGCAACTTCGAGCTCTACAGCTGGGTGTTCATGCGGCTGTCCGGCGTCGTGCTGCTGTTCCTGGTCCTCGGACACCTGCTCATCATGCTGTTCCTGGACGGCGGCGTACAGCGCATCAACTTCGCCTTCGTCGCCGGGCGCTGGGCCTCCCCGTTCTGGCAGATGTGGGACCTGACCATGCTCTGGCTGGCAGGGCTGCACGGCGCCAACGGCCTGCGTACCGTCATCAACGACTATTCGCGCAAGGGCGGCACCCGCTTCTGGCTGCAGACCCTGCTCTGTGTCTCGCTCCTGGTGATCGTGGTTCTGGGTACCTTCGTGCTCTTCACCTTCGACCCGAACATCAGCTGA
- a CDS encoding adenosine deaminase translates to MSTPVSLETIPLAPKVLLHDHLDGGLRPATVIDLAHEVGYRQLPYENAEDLERWFAAAADSGSLERYLETFSHTVAVMQTRAALVRVAAECAEDLAEDGVVYAEVRYAPELFQEGGLTLDEIVQAVQDGFREGERRVAATGKSIRITTLLAAMRQNARSAEIAELAVRYRDAEVVGFDIAGPEAGFPPTRNLDAFEYLRQQNAHFTIHAGEAFGLPSIWEALQHCGTERLGHGVRIVDDIKVDDDGTVQLGRLASYVRDRRIPLEMCPSSNLQTGAAPSIAEHPIGLLADLRFRVTVNTDNRLMSHCSMSSEFAALHEAFGYGWTDMQWFTVNAMKSSFLGFDERLEIINNVIKPGYATLIG, encoded by the coding sequence ATGTCGACACCGGTAAGCTTGGAGACGATCCCGCTGGCCCCCAAGGTGCTGCTGCACGATCATCTCGATGGTGGGCTGCGCCCTGCGACGGTGATCGACCTCGCCCATGAGGTCGGCTATCGGCAGCTGCCGTATGAAAATGCCGAGGACCTGGAACGATGGTTTGCCGCGGCAGCCGATTCAGGATCGCTGGAGCGGTATCTGGAGACGTTTTCGCACACGGTTGCCGTGATGCAGACGCGTGCTGCGCTCGTGCGGGTGGCCGCCGAGTGTGCCGAGGACCTGGCGGAAGACGGTGTGGTGTATGCGGAGGTTCGTTACGCACCGGAACTGTTCCAGGAAGGCGGTCTGACCCTCGACGAGATCGTCCAGGCCGTACAGGATGGATTCAGAGAAGGCGAGCGGCGTGTCGCCGCGACCGGAAAGAGCATCCGGATCACCACTCTGCTGGCTGCGATGCGGCAGAACGCGCGTTCGGCCGAAATCGCCGAGCTGGCCGTGCGCTACCGGGATGCCGAGGTGGTCGGATTCGACATCGCCGGACCGGAAGCGGGCTTTCCGCCCACCCGCAACCTCGATGCGTTCGAATACCTGCGGCAGCAGAACGCGCACTTCACCATTCACGCCGGTGAGGCATTCGGGTTGCCGTCCATCTGGGAGGCACTGCAGCACTGCGGCACCGAGCGCCTCGGTCACGGTGTGCGCATCGTCGACGACATCAAGGTCGACGACGACGGGACCGTGCAGCTCGGCCGTCTCGCTTCCTACGTGCGGGACCGCCGGATCCCACTGGAGATGTGCCCGTCGTCGAACCTGCAGACGGGGGCAGCGCCCTCGATTGCCGAGCATCCCATCGGTCTGCTCGCCGACCTGCGCTTCCGCGTGACGGTCAACACCGACAACCGGCTGATGAGCCACTGCTCGATGTCCAGCGAGTTCGCCGCGCTGCACGAGGCGTTCGGGTACGGCTGGACCGACATGCAGTGGTTCACGGTGAATGCGATGAAGTCGTCGTTCCTCGGCTTCGACGAGCGCCTCGAGATCATCAACAATGTGATCAAACCCGGCTATGCCACCCTCATCGGCTGA
- a CDS encoding SCO4848 family membrane protein — MRLSRRSALLLLAFGVWSWLLWPTFIRNVWDGERSWSAGAPTAYLIVHLVIAFVSLALGTAIGVLGWRGYRASRR, encoded by the coding sequence GTGAGACTTTCCCGCCGCTCCGCCCTGCTCCTGCTCGCCTTCGGTGTCTGGTCCTGGCTGCTGTGGCCGACGTTCATCCGCAATGTCTGGGATGGTGAACGCTCGTGGTCGGCCGGTGCACCGACGGCCTATCTGATCGTACACCTGGTGATCGCCTTTGTTTCCCTCGCTCTGGGGACGGCGATCGGCGTATTGGGTTGGCGAGGCTACCGGGCGTCACGACGCTGA
- a CDS encoding ABC transporter ATP-binding protein has translation MHEHHARAVDVSKDFGTVSALDSVSLDVAPGELVGLLGPNGAGKTTLLNLLIGLRTPTSGRVELFGGDPRTPRNRLSLGVTPQQTGLPETLRVHEIVDFVGGHYRNPLPTSELLEQFGLTGLERRQSGSLSGGQKRRLTVALALVGRPELAVLDEPTTGLDVEARHVLWEALRHYHALGGSLLLTSHYLEEIEALARRVVVIDQGRVLADGSQEHIKSRVDTRTASLRSTALPELPGVVHREHDGDRSAS, from the coding sequence ATGCACGAACACCATGCGCGCGCAGTCGACGTATCCAAGGATTTCGGTACCGTAAGCGCCCTGGATTCGGTAAGCCTCGATGTGGCCCCCGGCGAACTCGTGGGACTGCTCGGTCCCAATGGGGCAGGCAAAACGACCCTGTTGAACCTGCTCATCGGACTACGCACACCGACATCGGGCCGGGTGGAGTTGTTCGGCGGCGATCCTCGTACTCCGCGGAACCGCCTGAGTCTGGGTGTCACACCGCAGCAGACCGGTCTGCCGGAGACGCTACGGGTGCACGAGATCGTCGACTTCGTCGGCGGACACTACCGCAATCCGCTACCGACCTCCGAGCTCCTCGAGCAGTTCGGGCTCACCGGCCTGGAGCGGCGACAATCGGGATCTCTGTCCGGCGGGCAGAAGCGGCGTCTGACCGTCGCCCTCGCCCTGGTGGGGCGCCCGGAACTCGCCGTACTCGACGAACCCACCACCGGTCTCGACGTCGAGGCACGTCATGTGCTGTGGGAGGCACTGCGTCACTACCATGCGCTCGGCGGGAGCCTGCTACTGACCAGCCACTATCTCGAGGAGATCGAGGCACTCGCCCGACGAGTGGTCGTCATCGACCAGGGCCGGGTCCTCGCCGACGGCAGTCAGGAGCACATCAAGTCCCGAGTGGACACCCGCACCGCGAGCCTGCGCAGTACCGCACTGCCGGAACTGCCGGGAGTCGTCCACCGTGAGCACGACGGGGACCGGAGCGCGTCATGA
- a CDS encoding cytidine deaminase, whose product MRTVEWDILRNAAVRAAADAYCPYSGLRVGAAGLCADGRVVVGCNVENGSYGLTLCAECTMAGQLRLTGGGRFTAVTCRGGDGELLMPCGRCRQVLFELGGPECLLDTPSGIRTMRDVLPDAFVL is encoded by the coding sequence GTGCGCACGGTCGAGTGGGACATCCTGCGGAATGCCGCGGTACGCGCGGCAGCCGATGCGTATTGCCCGTACTCCGGACTACGGGTCGGTGCGGCGGGACTGTGTGCGGACGGCCGCGTCGTCGTCGGCTGCAACGTCGAGAACGGCTCGTACGGGCTCACGCTGTGCGCGGAGTGCACGATGGCGGGCCAATTGCGACTCACCGGTGGTGGGCGGTTCACCGCGGTCACCTGCCGTGGTGGTGATGGCGAGCTGCTGATGCCGTGCGGACGCTGCCGCCAGGTGCTCTTCGAACTGGGCGGCCCGGAGTGCCTGCTCGATACGCCGAGCGGGATCCGCACGATGCGCGATGTGCTGCCGGATGCTTTCGTGCTCTGA
- a CDS encoding succinate dehydrogenase iron-sulfur subunit, which yields MTATLSNNDSTAADLPSDAPPIPDGATMVTVKIERFNPEVDDDLHWESYRVPALPTDRVLNLLHYIKWYIDGTLTFRRSCAHGVCGSDAMRINGVNRLACKVLMKDMFAKNGETTLTVEPIKGLPVEKDLLVNMEPFFEAYRAIQPYLVTSGNEPTRERTQSIAERERFDDTTKCILCAACTTSCPVYWSEGSYFGPAAIVNAHRFIFDSRDEATEERLDILNDQDGVWRCRTTFNCTDACPRGIQVTKAIQEVKRALMFRR from the coding sequence ATGACCGCCACTCTCAGCAACAACGACAGCACCGCGGCGGACCTGCCGTCGGACGCGCCGCCGATTCCGGACGGCGCCACGATGGTGACCGTCAAGATCGAGCGGTTCAACCCGGAGGTCGACGACGACCTGCACTGGGAGTCCTACCGGGTTCCGGCGCTGCCGACCGACCGGGTGCTCAACCTGCTGCACTACATCAAGTGGTACATCGACGGAACCCTGACCTTCCGCCGTTCCTGTGCCCACGGTGTGTGCGGCTCGGATGCCATGCGCATCAACGGCGTCAACCGACTGGCCTGCAAGGTCCTGATGAAGGACATGTTCGCCAAGAACGGGGAGACCACGCTCACCGTGGAGCCGATCAAGGGGCTGCCGGTCGAGAAGGATCTGCTGGTGAACATGGAGCCGTTCTTCGAGGCCTACCGTGCCATCCAGCCGTACTTGGTCACCTCGGGGAACGAGCCGACCAGGGAGCGCACTCAGTCGATCGCCGAGCGCGAGCGCTTCGACGACACCACCAAGTGCATCCTGTGTGCGGCCTGCACCACGTCCTGCCCGGTGTACTGGTCGGAGGGTTCCTACTTCGGTCCCGCCGCGATCGTCAACGCCCACCGGTTCATCTTCGACAGCCGGGACGAGGCCACCGAGGAGCGGCTGGACATCCTCAACGACCAGGACGGCGTCTGGCGGTGCCGTACGACCTTCAACTGCACCGACGCCTGCCCGCGGGGTATCCAGGTGACCAAGGCGATCCAGGAGGTCAAGCGGGCCCTGATGTTCCGTCGCTGA
- a CDS encoding ABC transporter permease: protein MNLLLLHARYQFLETIRVPIAVIGTVGFPALFMLLFVVSNPAVGGQPAAATLAAGQMSLFAVISASMFNLGAGVAEDRAKPWHPHLRTLPVGPAAQLGGRLLNAQLLALISLLPVTLTAMLFTRAHASPGELAAALLALLLAGLPFAFPGLATGYSLPLKAVIPVVQLLLLPMAFAGGLFLPPMLFPEWLDAVSQALPTRAVRDLVVGALTDTAPGAIAPLVAAGWTLVLGALAVVAYRRDEGRRFR, encoded by the coding sequence ATGAACCTCCTGCTGCTGCATGCCCGCTATCAGTTCCTCGAAACGATCCGAGTGCCCATCGCGGTGATCGGCACGGTCGGGTTCCCCGCGCTGTTCATGCTCCTGTTCGTGGTATCCAACCCCGCGGTCGGCGGCCAACCGGCTGCCGCGACCCTCGCCGCCGGTCAGATGTCGCTGTTCGCCGTGATCAGTGCCTCCATGTTCAATCTCGGTGCGGGCGTGGCGGAGGACCGAGCCAAGCCATGGCACCCCCACCTCCGTACGCTTCCGGTGGGTCCCGCCGCCCAGCTCGGGGGGCGACTGCTCAACGCGCAGCTCCTCGCGTTGATCTCGCTGCTCCCGGTCACTCTGACGGCGATGCTGTTCACCCGTGCGCACGCTTCGCCCGGGGAGCTGGCCGCCGCACTGCTTGCTCTGCTGCTCGCCGGACTACCGTTCGCATTCCCGGGACTGGCCACCGGTTACTCCCTGCCGTTGAAGGCGGTGATCCCCGTGGTGCAGCTCCTGCTACTGCCGATGGCGTTCGCAGGCGGCCTGTTCCTGCCGCCGATGCTATTTCCCGAGTGGCTCGATGCGGTGTCGCAGGCGCTGCCGACACGAGCGGTGCGCGATCTTGTGGTCGGTGCGCTCACCGACACCGCACCGGGGGCCATCGCACCGCTGGTCGCGGCCGGATGGACGCTCGTGCTGGGGGCACTGGCCGTGGTGGCCTACCGCCGAGACGAAGGCCGCCGCTTCCGCTGA
- the sdhC gene encoding succinate dehydrogenase, cytochrome b556 subunit — MASTTATAAEARPREASPRAKGTLYRGDLGMWSWVAHRITGVLTFFFLFVHVLDTALVRVSPNAYDTVISTYKHPIMILFELGLLAAVLFHAFNGIRVMLVDFWSEGTRFQRPMLWTVVGLWLVLIIPAAISMLTRAITELFGGH, encoded by the coding sequence ATGGCCAGCACCACCGCCACCGCGGCGGAGGCGCGCCCGCGCGAGGCAAGTCCCCGCGCCAAGGGCACGCTCTACCGCGGCGATCTGGGCATGTGGTCGTGGGTCGCCCACCGGATCACAGGCGTACTCACCTTCTTCTTTCTATTCGTACACGTGTTGGACACGGCGCTTGTCCGGGTATCGCCCAATGCGTACGACACAGTGATCAGTACCTACAAGCATCCGATCATGATCCTGTTCGAGTTGGGTCTGCTCGCCGCGGTGCTGTTCCACGCGTTCAACGGCATCCGGGTGATGCTGGTCGACTTCTGGTCCGAGGGCACCAGATTCCAGCGCCCCATGCTGTGGACCGTCGTGGGCCTGTGGCTGGTCCTGATCATCCCGGCCGCGATCAGCATGCTCACTCGCGCCATCACGGAACTGTTCGGGGGGCACTAG
- a CDS encoding thymidine phosphorylase has protein sequence MAHSAVDVIRTKRDGRPLTADQIDWVIESYTRGEVAEEQMSALAMAILLRGMDATETARWTAAMVSSGRTLDLGGLRRPTVDKHSTGGVGDKITLALTPLVAACGAAVPQLSGRGLGHTGGTLDKLESVPGWRASLSPDEIRSRLDSVGAVVCAATEGLAPADRKLYALRDVTATVESVPLIAGSIMSKKLAEGTQSLVLDVKCGSGAFMTDRTRGRELAEALVSIGIANGVNTSALLTAMSAPLGRAVGNALEVAEAVEVLRGGGPADVVELTLALAGEMLEHAGLPAADPAEVLASGRAYAQWERMIAAQGGDPDAPLPRAAHTHTVAAPESGTLATLDAYAVGVAACRLGAGRTRKEDDVQHAAGVLCMAKPGEHVRWGQPLLELHTDSPDAVPAALEVLEGAFEITDAEMTRESLVLDRVVGSEMTGSSR, from the coding sequence ATGGCTCACTCCGCCGTCGACGTGATCCGGACCAAGCGCGACGGGCGGCCGCTCACCGCCGACCAGATCGACTGGGTGATCGAGTCGTACACGCGCGGTGAGGTCGCCGAGGAGCAGATGTCGGCGCTGGCGATGGCCATTCTGCTGAGAGGGATGGACGCCACCGAGACCGCCCGCTGGACGGCCGCGATGGTCTCCTCGGGCCGGACACTGGACCTCGGTGGCCTCCGGCGGCCCACCGTGGACAAGCACTCCACCGGCGGCGTGGGAGACAAGATCACCCTGGCGCTGACGCCGCTCGTGGCAGCCTGCGGGGCCGCAGTGCCGCAACTGTCCGGCCGTGGGCTCGGTCATACCGGCGGGACCCTGGACAAGCTGGAGTCCGTACCCGGCTGGCGCGCGAGCCTGTCTCCCGATGAGATCCGCAGTCGACTCGACAGTGTCGGGGCCGTGGTGTGTGCGGCGACGGAAGGGCTCGCACCGGCCGATCGCAAGCTCTACGCGTTGCGTGATGTCACCGCCACGGTGGAGTCGGTTCCGCTGATCGCGGGCTCCATCATGAGCAAGAAGCTCGCGGAGGGGACGCAGTCCCTCGTCCTGGACGTCAAGTGCGGGTCCGGAGCCTTCATGACCGACCGCACGCGGGGCCGCGAGCTCGCCGAGGCGCTCGTGTCGATCGGCATCGCCAACGGGGTGAACACCAGCGCCCTGCTCACCGCGATGTCGGCTCCACTGGGCAGGGCGGTCGGCAATGCGCTCGAGGTCGCCGAGGCGGTCGAGGTGCTGCGCGGTGGTGGTCCGGCCGACGTCGTCGAACTGACGCTCGCGCTGGCGGGCGAGATGCTCGAACACGCGGGACTGCCCGCTGCGGACCCGGCGGAGGTGCTGGCTTCCGGTCGAGCCTATGCGCAGTGGGAACGGATGATCGCCGCACAGGGCGGCGATCCGGATGCGCCGCTTCCGCGTGCCGCGCACACGCACACCGTTGCCGCACCGGAGAGCGGCACGCTGGCGACTCTGGACGCCTACGCCGTCGGTGTCGCGGCGTGCCGGCTCGGCGCCGGGCGCACTCGCAAGGAGGACGACGTGCAGCACGCCGCGGGCGTGCTGTGCATGGCGAAACCGGGCGAGCACGTCCGGTGGGGACAACCGCTGCTGGAACTGCACACCGACAGCCCGGATGCCGTTCCGGCGGCGCTGGAAGTGCTGGAAGGCGCGTTCGAGATCACCGACGCCGAGATGACGCGTGAATCACTCGTGCTCGACCGGGTCGTCGGCAGCGAGATGACCGGTTCTTCCCGGTGA
- a CDS encoding transcriptional regulator, translating to MSTVGGELDPVIHAQARLRVMTTLAALPACDRLSFARLQELLDMTPGNLITHLRKLDEAGYTSSDKTRTGRTTTTYVCLTSEGRAAFDRYVQQLRALLEPASGGET from the coding sequence ATGAGCACAGTGGGCGGCGAACTCGATCCGGTCATCCACGCGCAGGCACGGCTGCGCGTCATGACGACCCTGGCCGCGCTTCCCGCTTGCGACCGGCTCTCCTTCGCCCGGTTGCAGGAACTGCTGGACATGACACCGGGAAACCTCATCACGCACCTGCGCAAGCTGGACGAAGCCGGATACACGAGCAGCGACAAGACCCGCACCGGTCGCACCACCACCACCTACGTGTGTCTGACCAGCGAGGGGCGCGCCGCCTTCGACAGATACGTACAGCAACTACGCGCTCTGCTCGAACCCGCGTCCGGAGGAGAAACCTGA
- a CDS encoding primosomal protein, translating to MAQDIVPIELGLPQGDVVTLWAPRWREDGEDWEAFLGYEEDLYAFPDSAHLAAFVRSGSEHDLDDHPAWHVVPGLSAIDLSPGDEYQYDLVGVPELVADPPDTWTLSELADIVTIVRSLADVCELDKVHEILDAAEGFGLLTQGTLPFAGKDGERRWDALRQVISERWDELLDSIDAMVTTPEVDADAVTTAETELAEALDEGGEETQGTSEISETDDSEETEEVEDEPGFWGEVGIDPIRIITADADYYSLRCYLDDEPIFLGSRGHIDAFTSPRALARFLADEQATEDTDLARVVTWPEVTRKATGGELTIEVDPENTYVFNDLDADLAEGPSAVDPNQLDLAEELLTDAATWAGDKSVEEALHSSQRLGWMVSFILRPSPNRLPPSAPFDVEVTTWRELVHSFEERLRVH from the coding sequence ATGGCGCAGGACATCGTTCCGATCGAACTCGGACTGCCACAGGGCGACGTGGTCACCCTGTGGGCGCCGCGTTGGCGGGAGGATGGTGAGGACTGGGAAGCTTTTCTCGGCTACGAGGAAGACCTGTACGCATTTCCCGATTCCGCCCATCTGGCCGCGTTCGTGCGGTCCGGCTCCGAACACGACCTCGACGACCATCCCGCCTGGCACGTGGTCCCCGGCCTGTCGGCGATCGACCTCAGCCCCGGTGACGAGTACCAGTACGACCTCGTGGGAGTGCCGGAACTCGTTGCCGATCCGCCGGACACCTGGACCCTCAGCGAACTCGCCGACATCGTGACCATCGTCCGCTCGCTGGCCGATGTCTGCGAACTCGACAAGGTGCACGAGATACTCGACGCCGCCGAGGGATTCGGGCTTCTGACGCAGGGCACTCTCCCGTTCGCGGGCAAGGACGGCGAACGCCGCTGGGACGCGCTGCGCCAGGTCATCTCCGAGCGCTGGGACGAACTCCTCGACAGCATCGACGCGATGGTCACGACCCCGGAGGTCGACGCCGACGCCGTCACCACCGCGGAAACCGAACTGGCCGAAGCTCTGGACGAGGGCGGCGAGGAGACACAGGGGACTTCCGAAATATCCGAGACGGACGATTCCGAGGAAACCGAGGAGGTCGAGGACGAGCCCGGGTTCTGGGGTGAGGTCGGCATCGATCCCATTCGAATCATCACCGCTGATGCGGACTACTACTCGCTGCGCTGCTATCTCGACGACGAACCCATCTTTCTCGGCTCGCGGGGGCACATCGACGCATTCACCTCACCGCGCGCCCTGGCCAGGTTCCTCGCCGACGAGCAGGCGACCGAGGACACCGACCTCGCGCGCGTGGTGACCTGGCCGGAAGTCACCCGGAAGGCAACCGGCGGCGAACTGACGATCGAGGTCGATCCGGAGAACACCTACGTGTTCAACGACCTCGACGCCGACCTCGCCGAAGGCCCCTCCGCAGTGGACCCGAACCAACTCGACCTGGCCGAGGAACTGCTCACCGACGCGGCGACCTGGGCAGGAGACAAGAGCGTCGAGGAGGCACTGCACTCCTCGCAGCGCCTCGGCTGGATGGTTTCGTTCATCCTGCGACCGAGTCCGAACCGGCTACCACCGAGCGCTCCCTTCGACGTCGAGGTCACCACATGGCGCGAACTCGTGCACTCCTTCGAGGAGCGCCTGCGGGTTCACTGA
- the sdhA gene encoding succinate dehydrogenase flavoprotein subunit has translation MQFHKYDVVIVGAGGAGMRAAIESGQRARTAVLTKIYPTRSHTGAAQGGMCAALANVEEDNWEWHNFDTIKGGDYLVDQDASEIMAKEAIDSVLDLEKMGLPFNRTPEGRIDQRRFGGHTREHGKSPVRRACYAADRTGHMILQTLYQNCIKHGVEFFNEFYVLDVTMSTNDAGEQVCTGAVAYELATGEIHVFHAKSVIFATGGFGKVFKTTSNAHTLTGDGMGIVYRKGLPLEDMEFYQFHPTGLAGLGILISEAVRGEGGILRNVDGERFMERYAPTIKDLAPRDIVARSMALEVLEGRGAGPEKDYVYLDVTHLGEEILESKLPDITEFSRTYLGVDPVHELVPVYPTAHYAMGGIPTNVGAEVLRDNDSVVPGLYAAGECACVSVHGSNRLGTNSLLDINVFGRRAGIAAAEYAHGHEHVEMPEEPAKLVQGMVDHLRTASGGERVANIRTALQETMDANASVYRTEETLKQAQSDVQLLKERYGRIAVHDKGMRFNSDLLEAIELGFLLDLAESLVNAALARKESRGGHAREDYTSRDDTNFMRHSMSYKQLPDAEDPDAPLGLTGFLSDIRLDYKPVSVTRYQPMERKY, from the coding sequence ATGCAATTCCACAAGTACGACGTGGTCATCGTCGGCGCCGGAGGCGCCGGGATGCGCGCCGCGATCGAGTCCGGCCAGCGCGCCCGCACGGCCGTCCTCACCAAGATCTACCCGACCCGCTCGCACACCGGCGCGGCGCAGGGTGGCATGTGTGCCGCCCTGGCCAACGTCGAGGAGGACAACTGGGAGTGGCACAACTTCGACACGATCAAGGGAGGCGACTACCTGGTCGACCAGGACGCTTCCGAGATCATGGCGAAGGAGGCCATCGATTCGGTCCTGGACCTGGAGAAGATGGGGTTGCCGTTCAACCGGACCCCCGAGGGCAGGATCGACCAGCGCCGGTTCGGTGGCCACACCCGTGAGCACGGTAAGTCGCCGGTGCGGCGCGCCTGCTACGCCGCCGACCGCACCGGTCACATGATCCTGCAGACGCTGTACCAGAACTGCATCAAGCACGGCGTCGAGTTCTTCAACGAGTTCTACGTCCTCGACGTCACCATGAGCACCAACGACGCCGGCGAACAGGTGTGCACCGGCGCCGTGGCCTACGAATTGGCCACCGGTGAGATCCACGTGTTCCACGCCAAGTCGGTCATTTTCGCCACCGGCGGCTTCGGCAAGGTCTTCAAGACCACCTCGAACGCACACACCCTCACCGGTGACGGCATGGGCATCGTCTACCGCAAGGGCCTGCCGCTGGAGGACATGGAGTTCTACCAGTTCCACCCGACCGGCCTGGCCGGCCTGGGCATCCTCATCTCCGAGGCCGTGCGCGGTGAGGGCGGCATTCTGCGCAATGTCGACGGCGAACGGTTCATGGAGCGCTACGCGCCCACGATCAAGGACCTCGCCCCGCGCGACATCGTGGCACGGTCGATGGCGCTGGAGGTGCTGGAGGGACGCGGCGCGGGCCCCGAGAAGGACTACGTGTACCTCGACGTCACCCACCTCGGCGAGGAGATCCTCGAGTCCAAGCTGCCCGACATCACCGAGTTCTCCCGCACCTACCTGGGTGTGGACCCGGTGCACGAGCTCGTGCCGGTGTACCCCACCGCGCACTACGCGATGGGCGGTATCCCCACCAACGTGGGCGCGGAGGTACTGCGCGACAACGACAGCGTCGTGCCCGGCCTCTACGCCGCGGGGGAATGCGCCTGCGTCTCGGTGCACGGTTCCAACCGGCTGGGCACGAACTCGTTGCTGGACATCAACGTGTTCGGCCGCCGCGCGGGCATCGCCGCCGCCGAGTACGCGCACGGCCACGAGCACGTCGAGATGCCGGAGGAGCCCGCCAAGCTCGTGCAGGGCATGGTCGACCACCTGCGCACCGCCAGCGGCGGTGAGCGCGTCGCCAACATCCGTACTGCGCTGCAGGAGACGATGGACGCCAACGCCTCGGTGTACCGCACCGAGGAGACCCTCAAGCAGGCACAATCGGACGTGCAGCTGCTCAAGGAGCGCTACGGCCGGATCGCCGTGCACGACAAGGGCATGCGGTTCAACAGCGACCTGCTGGAGGCCATCGAGCTGGGCTTCCTGCTCGATCTGGCCGAGTCGCTGGTCAACGCCGCTCTCGCCCGCAAGGAGTCGCGCGGCGGCCACGCCCGTGAGGACTACACGTCCCGCGACGACACGAACTTCATGCGGCACAGCATGTCGTACAAGCAGTTGCCGGACGCCGAAGACCCGGACGCACCGCTCGGGCTCACCGGGTTCCTCTCCGACATCCGGTTGGATTACAAGCCCGTCTCCGTGACCCGGTACCAGCCGATGGAGCGTAAGTACTGA
- a CDS encoding SMI1/KNR4 family protein yields the protein MDVTQLWKKIVVWLGDHAPVTAATLQPPDPSPDFGALEREFGVRLPAELREWWLCCGGTEEGVLADVLPPFYTPYGARGAWQTWCALREPRTAQWDRPTGDHCAGSATSGYHPAWIPIAGDGFADELVMDLRPGRWHGCVLEWEQETAQLHTPEWSGISAMLADVWRALDEGVPAGHSYPTVTEDGRIDWQIR from the coding sequence ATGGATGTCACCCAACTGTGGAAGAAGATCGTGGTCTGGCTCGGCGACCATGCGCCGGTGACAGCGGCAACCCTGCAGCCGCCGGATCCGTCGCCGGATTTCGGTGCTCTGGAGAGGGAATTCGGTGTCCGGTTGCCTGCGGAACTGCGGGAATGGTGGCTGTGCTGCGGCGGTACCGAAGAGGGAGTACTCGCCGATGTCCTGCCGCCGTTCTACACGCCCTATGGTGCCCGGGGCGCGTGGCAGACGTGGTGCGCTCTCCGGGAGCCCCGGACGGCGCAATGGGACCGGCCGACCGGCGACCACTGCGCGGGTTCGGCGACATCCGGCTACCACCCGGCATGGATTCCGATCGCCGGAGACGGCTTCGCGGATGAACTCGTGATGGACCTGCGGCCGGGTAGGTGGCACGGCTGCGTCCTGGAATGGGAGCAGGAGACCGCCCAGCTGCACACTCCGGAATGGTCGGGAATCTCGGCGATGCTCGCCGATGTGTGGCGTGCCTTGGACGAGGGGGTGCCTGCCGGACACAGCTATCCCACCGTTACCGAGGACGGACGCATCGACTGGCAGATTCGCTGA